From Pseudocalidococcus azoricus BACA0444, the proteins below share one genomic window:
- a CDS encoding DUF928 domain-containing protein: MFPTRFIAQASLLGVIGLSSPLIALPLVTPVGMAQTASDGYNAAMQKGYGLTARRDYQSALVNFKKALSLRPGDRYATVAISNVQAYIARDRVASRPVANRLAYIPSHLGMPGNTVAGATRGTTCTPGSVKLTALAPNNGLALTASKNPDLFFYVPASSAKAIELIVSDEQGNLIEQRTYGINPTAGIVKVKLNGGANGLEVGKKYKWNFSLVCSSDPSGFPYVEGWVERVDLDPNMLQAINSTPVAERLPLYAANQIWNDTLTALVQLQQSSPSNSSYQDQWQTYLQEAGVDPGIATMPILDCCQAQ, from the coding sequence ATGTTTCCCACTCGCTTTATTGCCCAGGCCAGTTTACTTGGAGTCATCGGCCTCTCCTCTCCCTTAATTGCCTTACCCCTCGTAACTCCAGTTGGGATGGCTCAGACAGCATCAGATGGCTATAATGCGGCGATGCAAAAGGGCTATGGCTTAACGGCTCGCAGGGATTATCAGTCTGCCCTGGTCAATTTCAAGAAGGCCCTGAGTCTGCGTCCAGGCGATCGCTATGCCACTGTGGCGATTAGTAATGTTCAGGCCTATATTGCCCGAGATCGAGTGGCAAGCCGGCCCGTTGCTAATCGTCTAGCCTATATCCCTAGTCATTTAGGAATGCCTGGTAATACAGTAGCGGGGGCGACCCGGGGGACAACCTGCACACCTGGATCAGTCAAATTAACCGCTTTGGCTCCCAATAATGGCTTGGCCCTGACAGCTTCCAAGAATCCAGACCTGTTTTTCTATGTTCCTGCTTCTTCTGCTAAAGCCATTGAACTGATTGTGTCCGATGAGCAGGGTAATCTGATCGAGCAACGTACCTACGGCATTAATCCAACGGCTGGTATTGTTAAGGTTAAGCTCAACGGAGGGGCCAATGGCCTGGAAGTGGGTAAGAAATATAAATGGAACTTTTCCTTAGTGTGCAGTAGTGACCCCAGTGGTTTTCCCTATGTGGAGGGCTGGGTAGAGCGGGTGGATTTAGATCCAAATATGCTCCAGGCTATCAACAGTACCCCAGTGGCGGAACGGCTGCCCCTCTATGCTGCCAATCAAATTTGGAACGATACCTTAACGGCTTTGGTTCAACTGCAACAGAGCAGCCCTAGTAACTCTAGTTATCAAGACCAATGGCAAACTTATCTCCAAGAAGCGGGGGTGGATCCGGGTATTGCAACAATGCCTATATTGGACTGCTGCCAGGCCCAGTAA
- a CDS encoding Gfo/Idh/MocA family oxidoreductase, whose protein sequence is MTQPNFANSPQAQSHRAPVPPVRVGVIGVGNMGQHHTRVLSLLKDVELVGISDLNLERGIDTASKYRVRFFEDYHDLLPHVDAVCIAVPTRQHHEVGITCLRAGVHVLVEKPIAASIAEAESLVNTAAEQTCILQVGHIERFNPVFQEFSQVLTTEEILALEAHRMSPYSDRANDVSVVLDLMIHDIDLLLELTNSPVSRLTAAGSRSANSGYLDYVTATLGFANGVVATLTASKVTHRKLRRIVAHCKKSLTEADFLKNEILIHRQMHASCLADHGQVLYRQDGLIEKVYTSNIEPLHAELEHFVHCVRGGNPPSVGGEQALKALRLASLIEQVALDGHGWPGENLAALNAITGVVAT, encoded by the coding sequence GTGACTCAACCCAACTTTGCAAATTCTCCCCAGGCCCAGAGCCATCGCGCTCCCGTTCCCCCGGTCAGAGTCGGTGTAATTGGGGTTGGCAACATGGGGCAACACCACACTCGAGTCTTAAGTCTGCTCAAAGATGTGGAACTGGTGGGCATTTCGGACTTGAACTTAGAGCGGGGTATTGATACCGCCAGTAAATATCGGGTGCGTTTTTTTGAGGATTATCACGACCTTTTGCCCCATGTGGATGCGGTTTGTATTGCCGTCCCCACTCGCCAGCACCATGAGGTCGGCATTACTTGCTTACGGGCCGGGGTGCATGTTCTGGTTGAAAAACCCATTGCCGCCAGCATTGCCGAAGCCGAATCCTTGGTGAATACAGCCGCAGAACAGACTTGTATTTTGCAAGTTGGGCATATTGAGCGATTTAATCCGGTTTTTCAAGAATTTAGCCAGGTTTTAACCACCGAAGAAATTCTCGCCCTCGAAGCCCATCGGATGAGTCCTTATTCAGACCGGGCCAATGATGTGTCGGTGGTTTTGGATTTGATGATCCATGATATTGACCTGCTCTTAGAACTGACCAATTCCCCGGTTTCCCGGTTAACCGCCGCTGGGAGTCGTTCGGCCAATTCCGGGTATTTGGATTATGTGACAGCTACGTTAGGATTTGCCAATGGGGTTGTCGCCACACTAACGGCCAGTAAAGTCACCCATCGGAAACTTCGCCGGATTGTTGCCCACTGTAAAAAATCCTTGACGGAAGCGGATTTCTTAAAAAATGAGATCCTGATTCATCGCCAAATGCACGCCAGTTGTCTCGCCGATCATGGGCAAGTGTTGTATCGCCAAGATGGCCTGATCGAAAAAGTTTATACCAGCAATATTGAACCCCTCCATGCCGAATTAGAGCATTTTGTCCATTGTGTGCGCGGCGGCAATCCTCCTTCTGTGGGTGGAGAACAGGCCTTAAAAGCCTTACGTCTAGCCAGTTTGATTGAGCAGGTGGCCTTGGATGGACATGGCTGGCCGGGGGAAAATCTGGCGGCCTTAAATGCCATCACAGGGGTTGTGGCCACCTAA
- a CDS encoding pentapeptide repeat-containing protein, which translates to MKQSHSGDLLSQYSQGQRNFRGMSLQGLELPLASLNHSDFANCNLSGVNWSGADLIKVNFSKANLRNAKLIGADLSGANLVDADLRGALLSGAILVGAYLSRANLEQAVLSGAVLNGAVLRDSHLRDANLVGADLSGADLLGADARESDLAEAQLEGAVLPDGSVRYTPDTQGELAEELSAQNTVVETHNAPDNETIICHFLQAPLAEMTALGNEYLHIDPGAKDACHLVSQTDELIATRTLVSGLPTVTLYSHTSMTTSVDQLLGELGFLPTREVLEPMAWVEYRHGERLPGYEHTFGEARRLWKSWWMGQQAEDRQGCSAILVWRDEQWLPLVEINFAGFPEGLITITLTTGAAWVLSPNEKINWLTPDIPASLASEAGHQDAAAEPVISWEQIRQILVYQPGQLRIQTSLGELIVQGESLACALNDVALPLTELFQDQR; encoded by the coding sequence ATGAAGCAATCTCACAGTGGTGATCTCCTCTCTCAATACAGCCAAGGCCAACGGAATTTTCGCGGGATGAGTTTACAGGGTCTGGAATTACCTCTAGCCAGCCTGAATCATAGTGATTTTGCTAACTGCAATCTGAGTGGGGTGAATTGGAGCGGGGCCGACTTAATCAAGGTCAACTTTAGTAAGGCCAATCTCCGCAATGCCAAACTGATTGGAGCCGACTTGAGTGGGGCCAATTTAGTTGATGCTGACCTGCGGGGGGCCCTCTTAAGTGGGGCAATTTTAGTCGGGGCCTATCTCTCACGGGCTAATTTGGAACAAGCGGTCTTGAGTGGGGCGGTGTTGAATGGGGCCGTTCTGCGGGATAGTCACCTCCGAGATGCCAATTTGGTCGGGGCAGATTTAAGCGGCGCGGATTTGTTGGGGGCAGATGCCCGAGAGTCAGACTTAGCGGAAGCCCAGTTAGAAGGGGCCGTGCTCCCAGATGGTTCGGTCAGATATACTCCCGATACTCAAGGGGAACTAGCAGAAGAACTCAGTGCCCAAAACACGGTCGTAGAGACTCACAATGCGCCCGACAATGAAACCATCATCTGCCATTTTCTCCAGGCCCCCCTAGCCGAGATGACCGCGTTGGGGAACGAATACCTCCACATTGACCCGGGGGCTAAAGATGCCTGCCATTTGGTAAGTCAAACAGATGAATTAATTGCCACACGCACCTTGGTGTCTGGATTGCCCACCGTGACCCTCTACTCCCACACATCCATGACTACCTCTGTGGATCAACTCCTGGGAGAACTTGGATTTTTGCCTACCCGAGAAGTTTTAGAACCCATGGCCTGGGTGGAATATCGCCACGGAGAACGCTTACCAGGCTATGAACATACCTTTGGAGAGGCACGGCGGCTCTGGAAAAGCTGGTGGATGGGGCAACAAGCCGAGGATAGACAGGGCTGTTCAGCAATTTTGGTGTGGCGGGATGAACAGTGGTTACCCTTGGTGGAGATTAATTTTGCTGGGTTTCCTGAGGGCCTGATCACCATTACCCTCACCACTGGAGCCGCCTGGGTTTTGTCCCCCAATGAAAAAATTAACTGGTTAACCCCAGATATCCCGGCGAGTTTGGCATCGGAGGCCGGCCATCAAGACGCAGCAGCGGAACCAGTGATCTCTTGGGAGCAAATCAGGCAAATTCTCGTCTATCAGCCTGGGCAGTTGCGGATTCAAACCAGCCTTGGGGAACTCATTGTGCAAGGAGAGTCGTTGGCCTGCGCCTTGAATGATGTCGCCTTGCCCTTGACAGAGTTGTTTCAGGATCAACGTTAG